The following are from one region of the Lynx canadensis isolate LIC74 chromosome D4, mLynCan4.pri.v2, whole genome shotgun sequence genome:
- the LOC115499658 gene encoding olfactory receptor 13C4, which yields MDRINKTFVKEFILLGLSGYPKLEIIFFSLILVMYLVILIGNGVLIIASIFDSRLHTPMYFFLGNLSFLDICYTSSSVPSTLVSLISKKRNISFSGCAVQMFFGFAMGSTECFLLGMMAFDRYVAICNPLRYPIIMSKVVYVLMASVSWLSGGINSIVQTSLAMQLPFCGNNIINHFLCEILAVLKLACADITLNYVTLAVSNMAFLVLPLIVIFFSYMFILYTILRMNSATGRRKAFSTCSAHLTVVIIFYGTIFFMYAKPKSQDHLRNDNLQATEGLISMFYGVVTPMLNPIIYSLRNKDVKAAVKYLLNWKTVNQ from the coding sequence ATGGATAGGATAAACAAGACATTTGTGAAAGAATTCATTCTTCTAGGACTCTCTGGTTACCCAAAActtgagatcatttttttttctctaattctaGTAATGTATCTAGTGATTCTAATTGGCAATGGTGTTTTGATCATAGCAAGCATCTTTGATTCTCGTCttcacacccccatgtacttcttcctgggcAACCTGTCTTTCCTGGATATCTGCTATACATCCTCCTCTGTTCCCTCAACTTTGGTGAgcttaatttcaaagaaaaggaacatttcCTTCTCTGGATGTGCAGTGCAGATGTTCTTTGGGTTTGCAATGGGGTCAACAGAGTGTTTCCTCCTTGGCATGATGGCTTTTGATCGCTATGTAGCCATCTGTAACCCTCTGAGATACCCCATCATCATGAGCAAGGTGGTGTATGTACTGATGGCTTCTGTGTCATGGCTCTCTGGTGGAATCAACTCAATTGTGCAAACATCTCTTGCCATGCAGTTGCCTTTCTGTGGGAATAATATTATCAATCATTTCTTATGTGAGATATTAGCTGTCCTTAAGCTAGCTTGTGCTGATATAACCCTCAATTATGTTACCCTAGCAGTTTCAAATATGGCATTCCTGGTTCTTCCACTGATAGTCATCTTTTTCTCCTATATGTTCATCCTTTACACCATCTTGAGAATGAACTCAGCCACAGGGAGACGCAAAGCCTTTTCCACCTGTTCAGCACATCTGACTGTGGTGATCATATTTTATGGTACCATCTTCTTCATGTATGCCAAACCCAAGTCTCAAGACCACCTTCGGAATGACAATTTGCAAGCTACAGAGGGGCTTATTTCCATGTTTTATGGGGTAGTGACCCCCATGCTAAATCCTATAATCTATAGCTTgagaaataaagatgtaaaagCTGCTgtgaaatatttgctgaattggAAAACTGTTAACCAATAA